The proteins below come from a single Candidatus Flexicrinis affinis genomic window:
- a CDS encoding phosphotransferase, whose amino-acid sequence MSTPPPPPARGARLEWSAIPASIRANIEARLGSPVVAAHTQPGGFSPGVAARLRTADGQRVFVKAVGPQPNPDSPAIHRQEARITAMLPPTAPVPRLRWSIDDAETGWVVLALDEIDGRHPHEPWQADDLDRVVRGMIDLSEQLTPSPLPIGAVDPIGLTIGTRIAGWRLLLEGDPAQRDVLDAWSRRHLEAAADLESRASAATTGDTLLNFDIRADNILISNERVWFLDWPWGQVGAAWIDILAFAPSVTMQGGPPPEDVAIRHPAFRQADPDRVNAVLAAVSGMFTERSLRPPPPGLPTLREFQAALGVVSRAWLAYRTGWQ is encoded by the coding sequence ATGTCTACCCCACCCCCGCCGCCGGCCCGTGGCGCCCGTCTCGAATGGAGCGCAATCCCCGCCAGCATCCGCGCCAATATCGAAGCGCGGTTGGGTTCGCCGGTCGTAGCCGCGCATACGCAGCCCGGCGGATTTTCGCCCGGGGTCGCCGCGCGACTGCGCACTGCAGACGGCCAACGCGTATTCGTCAAAGCCGTCGGGCCGCAGCCTAACCCCGATTCGCCGGCTATCCATCGCCAAGAAGCGCGCATCACCGCAATGCTGCCGCCGACCGCGCCCGTGCCGCGCTTGCGCTGGTCGATCGACGACGCCGAGACCGGGTGGGTCGTGCTGGCACTGGATGAGATTGACGGCCGACACCCGCACGAACCGTGGCAAGCCGATGATCTCGATCGCGTCGTACGTGGCATGATCGACCTGTCCGAGCAGTTGACGCCGTCGCCGCTGCCGATCGGGGCTGTGGACCCGATCGGGTTGACCATCGGCACGCGAATCGCGGGTTGGCGTCTCCTGCTCGAAGGCGATCCGGCCCAGCGTGACGTGCTGGATGCGTGGTCGCGGCGCCACCTCGAAGCGGCCGCAGATCTCGAATCCCGCGCCAGCGCCGCCACTACCGGAGACACGCTCCTCAATTTCGACATACGGGCCGACAACATCCTCATTTCGAATGAGCGCGTGTGGTTCCTTGACTGGCCTTGGGGGCAAGTCGGCGCAGCGTGGATCGACATCCTCGCGTTCGCCCCAAGCGTGACGATGCAAGGCGGCCCTCCGCCGGAAGACGTGGCGATCCGGCATCCTGCATTTCGCCAAGCCGACCCCGACCGGGTGAACGCAGTCCTTGCTGCAGTATCCGGCATGTTCACCGAAAGGTCGCTGAGGCCGCCGCCGCCGGGCTTGCCCACGCTACGCGAATTTCAGGCGGCGCTCGGCGTCGTATCGCGCGCATGGCTGGCCTATCGCACCGGATGGCAGTGA
- a CDS encoding MmcQ/YjbR family DNA-binding protein, with product MAQDDFSRDPFDRVRDIALAMPGVEESTTFGTPSLKVNGKYLFQMKDNDTLIVSVDLDTREMLLATEPEIFFITEHFRGWPAVLVRLAETDDRTLRDIIEKAWRRRAPKKLVKAYDAR from the coding sequence GTGGCACAGGATGACTTCTCCCGTGACCCGTTCGACCGTGTTCGTGACATCGCATTGGCGATGCCCGGCGTGGAGGAGTCGACCACGTTCGGCACACCGTCGCTCAAAGTCAACGGCAAGTACCTCTTCCAAATGAAGGACAATGACACGCTGATCGTATCGGTCGATCTGGATACGCGTGAAATGCTGCTGGCGACCGAACCGGAAATCTTCTTCATCACCGAACACTTCCGCGGCTGGCCAGCAGTGCTGGTGCGCTTGGCCGAAACCGACGATCGCACACTGCGCGATATCATCGAAAAGGCATGGCGCCGCCGCGCTCCGAAGAAACTCGTGAAGGCGTACGATGCCCGGTGA
- a CDS encoding HTTM domain-containing protein — protein MLRNRLTRPAELLPLAVFRVGFGVLMLLSTVRFAALGWIDAFYVAPGYHFTYFGFDWVRPLPPAGMYAVFLVIGVCAALIALGLFYRAAIITFFVLFTYVELIDLAYYLNHYYFISVMSLLMIALPANRMLSLDVRRRPDLRASTVPAWMVAAPRVMLGIVYVYAGIAKLNPDWLIDAQPLRIWLRASAGMPVIGPLFDQPWIAHAMSWAGAAFDLTIPFWLSWRRSRPVAYLVVIGFHTMTGLLFPIGVFPWVMIACTLVFFDADDWRWLFGRIGRVLPAAEPDRVVRPARWVAPAVALFFAWQVLMPLRHWLYPGNYLWTNEGFRFAWHVMLVEKNGTVTFRVEDPATDRFWIVYPSDYLTRVQEHQMSFQPDMILQFAHHLAAEFAPICECEPAVYAETYVSMNGRPGQPIVDAERDLARVQPSLLPADWIVPLATD, from the coding sequence ATGCTGCGCAACCGCCTGACGCGACCGGCCGAACTGCTGCCGCTGGCGGTCTTTCGGGTCGGCTTCGGCGTGCTGATGCTGCTGAGCACCGTGCGCTTTGCGGCGTTGGGTTGGATCGACGCGTTCTACGTTGCGCCCGGCTACCACTTCACGTACTTCGGGTTCGACTGGGTGCGTCCGCTGCCACCCGCCGGTATGTACGCAGTCTTCCTCGTCATCGGCGTGTGCGCCGCGTTGATCGCCCTCGGCCTGTTCTATCGCGCTGCGATCATTACGTTCTTCGTGCTGTTCACGTACGTCGAGCTGATCGACCTCGCGTACTACCTCAACCACTACTACTTCATCTCGGTCATGAGCCTGCTGATGATAGCGCTTCCCGCAAACCGGATGCTGTCGCTGGACGTGCGGCGGCGCCCGGACCTGCGCGCGTCGACCGTGCCGGCGTGGATGGTGGCGGCGCCACGCGTCATGCTCGGGATCGTGTACGTGTACGCCGGGATCGCCAAGCTCAACCCAGATTGGCTGATCGACGCCCAACCGCTGCGGATTTGGCTGCGCGCGAGTGCCGGCATGCCGGTGATCGGCCCGCTCTTCGATCAGCCGTGGATCGCCCACGCGATGAGCTGGGCGGGCGCGGCGTTCGACCTGACGATCCCGTTCTGGCTGAGCTGGCGGCGGTCACGCCCAGTTGCGTATCTCGTGGTCATCGGGTTCCATACCATGACCGGGCTGCTGTTCCCGATCGGCGTGTTTCCGTGGGTGATGATCGCCTGCACGCTGGTCTTCTTCGACGCCGACGACTGGCGCTGGCTGTTTGGTCGGATCGGGCGCGTGCTGCCTGCCGCTGAACCGGATCGCGTCGTACGTCCCGCGCGTTGGGTGGCGCCCGCCGTCGCGTTGTTTTTCGCGTGGCAGGTGCTGATGCCGCTGCGCCATTGGCTGTACCCCGGCAACTACCTCTGGACCAACGAGGGCTTCCGCTTCGCGTGGCACGTCATGTTGGTCGAGAAGAACGGCACCGTGACGTTCCGCGTCGAAGACCCGGCGACGGACCGTTTCTGGATCGTCTATCCGTCCGACTATCTGACCCGCGTGCAGGAACACCAGATGAGCTTCCAGCCGGACATGATTTTGCAGTTTGCGCACCATCTGGCCGCCGAGTTCGCGCCAATCTGCGAGTGCGAGCCGGCCGTGTACGCCGAAACGTACGTTAGCATGAACGGCCGACCCGGTCAGCCGATCGTCGATGCCGAGCGCGACCTCGCCCGCGTGCAGCCGTCGCTGTTGCCGGCCGACTGGATCGTGCCGCTGGCGACCGATTGA
- a CDS encoding DNA-directed RNA polymerase subunit beta, with product MNNEYFNTKNYARTLDVQELPSLIDIQLESFQWFLTEGLLELFDEITPIESYNGNLRLHFPSNRPESKQFDLKFWYEEPKYSRELCLERDMSYSVSLYAKVALENRDAGGEVTTSEIFMGEFPLMTDKGTFIINGTERVVVSQLIRSPGVYFETEEDRSTGRKLAFSKLIPDRGAWMEFETRKSDALVLKFNRKRTVPVTTLLRALAAVRDEMETTGSGESPIKDGSDEEILALFADIDTDESHHFISKTIETETDLQKGPKDQTIAQASLIEFYKKMRPGDPPTLDNAREYLEQQLFDQRRYDLERVGRYKLNKRLGLQGEVPQKIRTITKRDIINLVRHMILINTGKQKRDDIDHLGNRRVKTVGELIQNKLRVGLRRAERVIKERMSTKEQENPTPGTLINIRPIVAAIREFFGSSQLSQFMEQTNPLSELRHKRTLSALGPGGLRRERAGFDVRDVHHSHYGRICPIETPEGPNIGLIGRLASYAKVNQYGFIETPYRRVVRTLKLDDARLMGRSIREDIENSKGDVIVEEGTVIDEAVVKTLKKSKIEDVPVVPFVDPNSFYLPADEEDDFVIAQADTPTDELGQITVSRVSARHNQDFKMLPTNRVDYIDIAPRQIVGISAALIPFLEHDDANRALMGSNMQSQAVPLLDPDLPIVSTGMEAVAALDSGQILRTEYDGEVVSVQGDRVVVRTEDGEDIVYTLRKYNRSNQSTCIDQKPIVRKGQLVKRGDVLADSSSTYKGSLALGHNVVAAFLCWDGGNYEDALLISEEMLRKDMFTSIHIEKHEVEARETKLGSEEITYDIPNVGEEALKDLDEFGIVRIGAEVGPNDILVGKITPKGERELSPEEKLLRAIFGEQAREVKDSSLRLPHGERGKVVDVKTFTREEHRDLPAGVEKMVRVAVAQRRKLTVGDKMAGRHGNKGIVSRIVALEDMPYLEDGTPVQIILNPTGVPGRMNLGQVLELHLGWAADRLGFRAITPVFDGAMEDDIRAELGRAWLIDFVWDQITERAWEWIKQYNYGDTDLEDDEEVRKLYIFEWLKDNPAYDSQQILESQVLRRRAALAEWLREKGYNPDLTLMFDTEGVRPEKRDEIEANAIAVSLTEWIKLYDPSAKIPANATNADLYAIADRVMFATGVPLPHYGKMTLYDGRTGEPFDNSVAVGYVHMLKLAHLVEDKVHARSTGPYSLVTQQPLGGKAQFGGQRLGEMEVWALEAYGAAYTLQEMLTVKSDDVQGRISTYEAIVKGEPIQDPGIPSSFRVLVKELQSLGLSVEAITEDGETITFGKEDDLRAAQQQKPQTTYTPSPTDLLD from the coding sequence TTGAATAACGAGTATTTCAACACCAAGAACTACGCCCGAACGCTCGACGTTCAGGAGCTGCCATCGCTCATTGATATTCAGCTCGAGTCGTTCCAGTGGTTCTTGACCGAAGGGCTGTTGGAGCTTTTCGACGAGATCACGCCGATCGAGAGCTACAACGGCAACCTCCGCTTGCATTTCCCCAGCAACCGCCCCGAGTCAAAGCAGTTCGACCTCAAATTCTGGTACGAAGAGCCGAAGTACAGCCGGGAACTGTGCCTCGAGCGCGACATGAGCTATTCCGTGTCGCTGTATGCCAAGGTGGCCCTCGAAAACCGCGACGCCGGCGGCGAAGTGACCACCAGCGAGATTTTCATGGGCGAGTTCCCGCTCATGACCGACAAGGGTACCTTCATTATTAACGGCACCGAGCGCGTGGTTGTCAGCCAGTTGATCCGCTCGCCCGGCGTCTATTTCGAGACGGAAGAGGATCGCAGCACGGGCCGCAAGCTGGCCTTCAGCAAGCTGATCCCCGACCGCGGCGCGTGGATGGAGTTCGAGACCCGCAAGAGCGACGCGCTCGTCCTCAAATTCAACCGTAAGCGCACCGTGCCGGTGACGACGCTCCTGCGCGCGTTGGCCGCCGTGCGCGACGAGATGGAAACGACCGGCAGTGGCGAATCCCCGATCAAGGACGGCTCGGACGAGGAAATCCTCGCGCTGTTCGCCGACATCGACACGGATGAGAGCCACCACTTCATCTCCAAGACGATTGAGACCGAGACCGACCTTCAGAAGGGTCCGAAGGACCAGACGATTGCTCAGGCCTCGTTGATCGAGTTCTACAAGAAGATGCGCCCGGGCGATCCGCCGACGCTTGACAACGCGCGCGAGTACCTCGAACAGCAGTTGTTCGATCAGCGCCGCTACGACCTCGAGCGCGTCGGCCGCTACAAGCTCAACAAGCGCCTCGGCCTGCAGGGCGAAGTGCCGCAGAAGATTCGCACCATTACCAAGCGCGATATCATTAACCTCGTACGCCACATGATCCTGATCAACACCGGGAAGCAGAAGCGCGACGACATCGACCACCTCGGCAACCGCCGCGTCAAGACGGTGGGCGAGCTGATTCAGAACAAGCTGCGGGTCGGCCTGCGCCGCGCCGAACGCGTCATCAAGGAGCGCATGAGCACCAAGGAGCAGGAAAATCCGACTCCCGGCACGCTCATAAACATCCGCCCGATCGTCGCGGCCATCCGCGAATTCTTCGGGTCGTCGCAGTTGTCGCAGTTCATGGAACAGACCAACCCGCTGAGCGAGCTGCGCCACAAGCGTACGCTTTCCGCGCTCGGCCCCGGCGGTCTGCGCCGCGAACGCGCGGGTTTCGACGTCCGCGACGTGCATCACAGCCATTACGGGCGCATCTGCCCGATCGAGACGCCGGAAGGCCCGAACATCGGTCTGATCGGCCGCCTCGCCAGCTATGCGAAAGTCAATCAGTACGGCTTCATCGAGACGCCGTACCGCCGTGTCGTTCGCACCCTCAAGCTGGACGACGCGCGCCTAATGGGGCGCTCGATCCGCGAGGACATCGAAAACAGCAAGGGCGATGTCATCGTCGAAGAGGGGACGGTCATCGACGAGGCGGTCGTCAAGACGCTCAAGAAGTCCAAGATCGAGGACGTGCCGGTCGTGCCGTTCGTTGACCCGAACAGCTTCTACCTGCCGGCCGACGAGGAAGACGACTTCGTCATCGCGCAGGCGGACACCCCGACCGACGAACTCGGCCAGATCACCGTCAGCCGTGTGTCGGCCCGCCACAACCAAGACTTCAAGATGCTGCCGACCAACCGCGTCGACTACATCGACATCGCACCACGCCAGATCGTGGGTATCAGCGCCGCGCTCATCCCGTTCCTCGAGCATGACGACGCCAACCGCGCCCTGATGGGTTCGAACATGCAGAGTCAGGCCGTCCCGCTGCTCGACCCCGACCTGCCAATCGTCTCGACCGGCATGGAAGCGGTCGCGGCGCTCGACAGCGGCCAGATCCTGCGCACCGAGTACGACGGCGAAGTCGTCAGCGTACAGGGCGACCGCGTGGTCGTTCGCACCGAGGACGGCGAGGACATCGTCTATACGCTGCGCAAGTACAACCGCAGCAACCAGTCGACCTGCATCGACCAGAAGCCGATCGTGCGCAAAGGCCAGTTGGTCAAACGCGGCGACGTGCTGGCCGACAGCAGCTCGACTTACAAGGGCAGCCTTGCGCTCGGCCATAACGTGGTCGCGGCGTTCCTGTGCTGGGACGGCGGTAACTACGAAGATGCGCTGCTGATCAGCGAAGAAATGCTGCGCAAGGATATGTTCACGAGCATCCACATCGAAAAGCACGAGGTGGAAGCCCGCGAGACCAAGCTCGGCAGCGAAGAAATCACCTACGACATCCCCAACGTCGGCGAAGAGGCGCTCAAGGACCTCGACGAGTTCGGCATCGTGCGCATTGGTGCCGAAGTCGGCCCGAACGATATCCTCGTCGGCAAGATCACGCCGAAGGGCGAGCGCGAGCTGAGCCCCGAGGAGAAGCTGCTGCGCGCGATCTTCGGCGAGCAGGCCCGCGAGGTCAAGGACTCGTCGCTTCGCCTGCCGCACGGCGAGCGCGGCAAGGTCGTGGACGTCAAGACGTTCACCCGCGAAGAGCACCGCGATCTGCCCGCCGGCGTCGAGAAGATGGTGCGCGTGGCTGTCGCCCAGCGCCGCAAGCTGACCGTCGGTGATAAGATGGCCGGCCGTCACGGCAATAAGGGTATCGTCAGCCGTATCGTCGCCCTTGAAGACATGCCGTACCTCGAAGACGGCACGCCGGTACAGATCATTCTCAACCCGACCGGCGTCCCGGGCCGCATGAACCTCGGTCAGGTGCTCGAACTACACCTCGGCTGGGCGGCCGACCGGCTCGGCTTCCGCGCCATTACGCCGGTGTTCGACGGTGCCATGGAAGACGACATCCGCGCCGAACTCGGCCGCGCATGGCTGATCGACTTCGTGTGGGACCAGATCACCGAGCGCGCGTGGGAGTGGATCAAGCAGTACAACTACGGCGATACCGACCTCGAAGACGACGAAGAAGTGCGCAAGCTGTACATCTTCGAATGGCTGAAGGACAACCCGGCCTACGACTCGCAGCAGATTCTCGAGAGTCAGGTGCTGCGCCGGCGCGCCGCGCTGGCCGAATGGCTGCGCGAGAAGGGCTACAATCCGGACCTGACGCTGATGTTCGACACCGAAGGCGTCCGGCCCGAGAAGCGCGACGAGATCGAAGCCAACGCCATCGCCGTGTCGCTGACCGAGTGGATCAAGCTGTACGATCCGAGCGCGAAGATCCCCGCCAACGCGACCAACGCCGACCTGTATGCAATCGCCGACCGCGTGATGTTCGCCACGGGCGTTCCGCTGCCGCACTACGGCAAGATGACCCTGTACGATGGCCGCACCGGCGAACCGTTCGACAACTCGGTGGCAGTCGGCTATGTGCACATGCTCAAGCTGGCGCACTTGGTCGAGGACAAGGTGCATGCCCGTTCGACCGGCCCGTACTCGCTGGTGACGCAGCAGCCGCTCGGCGGTAAGGCACAGTTCGGCGGCCAGCGTCTCGGCGAGATGGAAGTGTGGGCGCTGGAAGCCTACGGCGCGGCCTACACGCTGCAGGAAATGCTGACGGTCAAGTCCGACGACGTGCAGGGGCGCATCAGCACCTACGAAGCGATCGTCAAGGGCGAGCCAATTCAGGACCCGGGTATCCCGTCGAGCTTCCGCGTGCTGGTGAAGGAACTCCAGTCGCTGGGTCTGTCGGTGGAAGCGATCACCGAAGACGGTGAGACGATCACCTTCGGTAAGGAAGACGACCTGCGCGCGGCCCAGCAGCAGAAGCCGCAGACGACCTATACGCCCAGCCCGACCGATCTGCTCGACTAG